A part of Cottoperca gobio chromosome 4, fCotGob3.1, whole genome shotgun sequence genomic DNA contains:
- the plin3 gene encoding mannose-6-phosphate receptor binding protein 1 isoform X1, whose translation MADSGKTNETGATAAEPYNGDQQNVVSRVSNLPLVSSACEVVSNAYSSTKDSVPLLKGVMDAAESGVRTLGAAATTGSKPLLDIIEPQIATVNEYALKGLEKMEEKLPILQQPADKLVSDTVGMVYQSVAGAKDAVVGAAMGGVEMTWAAISGGLMTAMGTRMGQMVSTGMGLALSRSEDWVDQNLPLAERELAAVAEPATSEVTTTSTSPSYFVRLGKLSAKVQERALELSLGRARHARDATYTTVGQITSTLDLLESARTSLGTASNQIGGASEQLLQRWTEWTQKQAGAGQTESEPDGTRDEAEQLEWRVLSMVRGLSDQLRSTCSNVVSSAQGLPGAVQDQLTRARQSAEELHSSLGNTSNITPLLLERSRHNLIQVKQSLDGVMEYLLNNTPLNWLVGPFAPQRSEKAEGDLEMELRGPH comes from the exons ATGGCAGACAGCGGGAAGACTAATGAGACTGGAGCTACGGCAGCAGAACCATATAATGGAGACCAGCAG AATGTTGTTTCCCGAGTGAGCAATTTGCCTCTGGTCAGTTCAGCTTGCGAAGTTGTTTCCAACGCCTACAGTAGCACCAAAGACAGCGTGCCCTTGCTGAAGGGAGTGATGGATGCAGCAGAGAGCGGGGTCCGAACCCTGGGAGCAGCAGCCACAACGGGGTCCAAGCCTCTTCTGGACATTATTGAACCACAGA TTGCTACAGTGAATGAGTACGCCTTGAAAGGACTCGAGAAGATGGAAGAGAAGCTGCCTATTCTTCAGCAGCCAGCAGACAAG CTGGTGTCGGACACAGTAGGTATGGTGTACCAGTCGGTGGCAGGGGCCAAAGATGCTGTGGTGGGGGCTGCGATGGGCGGTGTCGAGATGACCTGGGCAGCGATCAGCGGAGGTCTCATGACCGCCATGGGCACCAGGATGGGCCAGATGGTCAGCACTGGGATGGGCCTGGCCCTGAGCCGATCCGAGGACTGGGTTGACCAGAACCTACCACTCGCTGAGAGGGAACTGG ctgctgTGGCTGAACCTGCCACCAGTGAGGTGACTACCACATCGACCAGCCCCAGCTACTTTGTCCGCTTGGGGAAACTCTCTGCCAAAGTACAGGAGCGAGCCCTAGAGCTTTCCCTAGGCCGTGCACGGCACGCCCGGGATGCCACCTATACTACAGTGGGTCAGATTACCAGTACTCTGGACCTGCTAGAGAGTGCACGTACCAGTCTGGGAACCGCCAGTAACCAGATAGGAGGAGCCtcagagcagctgctgcagcgcTGGACAGAGTGGACGCAGAAGCAGGCTGGAGCTGGACAGACCGAGTCAGAGCCAGATGGGACCAGAGATGAGGCTGAG CAGCTGGAATGGCGGGTCCTCTCCATGGTGCGTGGTCTGAGTGACCAGCTGAGGTCAACATGCTCCAATGTGGTGTCAAGTGCTCAGGGTCTGCCAGGTGCAGTCCAGGACCAGCTTACCAGGGCAAGGCAATCCGCTGAAGAATTACACTCGTCTCTGGGGAACACGAGCAACATCACACCCCTCCTTCTGGAGCGGAGCCGTCACAACCTGATCCAA GTTAAACAGTCTCTGGATGGTGTCATGGAGTATCTACTAAACAACACACCACTCAACTGGCTGGTGGGACCTTTTGCCCCTCAGAGGTCTGAGAAGGCAGAGGGAGATTTGGAAATGGAGCTGCGCGGACCAcactaa
- the LOC115007071 gene encoding AN1-type zinc finger protein 5 isoform X2, which translates to MAQETNQTQVPMLCTMGCGFYGNPRTNGMCSVCYKEHLQRQQGAGRSSPPGEKAATSPAGSPGSAGATVESTTSEPSTEVAGTPPEEQTSSPSSPSPVTQQMTAMSISQESGAVDSDRAEAEEGEDEGTSNSSEPVGEAAQALSDNDQTPDKNKKKNRCFSCRKKVGLTGFDCRCGNLFCAIHRYSDKHDCPYDYRSAAAARIRKENPIVVAEKIQKL; encoded by the exons ATGGCTCAGGAGACCAATCAGACGCAGGTGCCAATGCTTTGCACTATGGGATGCGGTTTCTATGGTAACCCCCGCACCAACGGCATGTGTTCGGTCTGCTACAAGGAACACCTGCAGAGGCAACAGGGAGCAGGGCGATCCAGCCCCCCGGGAGAGAAAG CTGCAACATCACCGGCAGGATCGCCAGGATCAGCCGGGGCGACTGTGGAGAGTACAACCTCAGAGCCCAGTACAGAGGTGGCAGGAACCCCACCTGAGGAACAAACAAGCAG TCCCAGCTCTCCCAGCCCAGTAACTCAACAGATGACCGCGATGAGCATCTCCCAGGAATCAGGAGCCGTAGACTCTGATCGAGCGGAGGCTGAGGAGGGAGAAGACGAGGGTACTTCAAACAGCTCAG AGCCAGTTGGGGAAGCAGCACAGGCGTTGTCTGATAATGACCAAACTccagataaaaacaagaaaaagaaccGCTGCTTTTCTTGCCGGAAGAAAGTGGGCCTTACTG GTTTTGACTGTCGCTGCGGGAACCTGTTCTGTGCCATTCACCGTTATTCTGACAAACACGACTGTCCCTACGATTACCGGAGTGCAGCTGCCGCCCGCATACGCAAGGAGAACCCCATCGTGGTGGCTGAGAAAATTCAGAAGTTATGA
- the plin3 gene encoding mannose-6-phosphate receptor binding protein 1 isoform X2, protein MADSGKTNETGATAAEPYNGDQQNVVSRVSNLPLVSSACEVVSNAYSSTKDSVPLLKGVMDAAESGVRTLGAAATTGSKPLLDIIEPQIATVNEYALKGLEKMEEKLPILQQPADKLVSDTVGMVYQSVAGAKDAVVGAAMGGVEMTWAAISGGLMTAMGTRMGQMVSTGMGLALSRSEDWVDQNLPLAERELAAVAEPATSEVTTTSTSPSYFVRLGKLSAKVQERALELSLGRARHARDATYTTVGQITSTLDLLESARTSLGTASNQIGGASEQLLQRWTEWTQKQAGAGQTESEPDGTRDEAELEWRVLSMVRGLSDQLRSTCSNVVSSAQGLPGAVQDQLTRARQSAEELHSSLGNTSNITPLLLERSRHNLIQVKQSLDGVMEYLLNNTPLNWLVGPFAPQRSEKAEGDLEMELRGPH, encoded by the exons ATGGCAGACAGCGGGAAGACTAATGAGACTGGAGCTACGGCAGCAGAACCATATAATGGAGACCAGCAG AATGTTGTTTCCCGAGTGAGCAATTTGCCTCTGGTCAGTTCAGCTTGCGAAGTTGTTTCCAACGCCTACAGTAGCACCAAAGACAGCGTGCCCTTGCTGAAGGGAGTGATGGATGCAGCAGAGAGCGGGGTCCGAACCCTGGGAGCAGCAGCCACAACGGGGTCCAAGCCTCTTCTGGACATTATTGAACCACAGA TTGCTACAGTGAATGAGTACGCCTTGAAAGGACTCGAGAAGATGGAAGAGAAGCTGCCTATTCTTCAGCAGCCAGCAGACAAG CTGGTGTCGGACACAGTAGGTATGGTGTACCAGTCGGTGGCAGGGGCCAAAGATGCTGTGGTGGGGGCTGCGATGGGCGGTGTCGAGATGACCTGGGCAGCGATCAGCGGAGGTCTCATGACCGCCATGGGCACCAGGATGGGCCAGATGGTCAGCACTGGGATGGGCCTGGCCCTGAGCCGATCCGAGGACTGGGTTGACCAGAACCTACCACTCGCTGAGAGGGAACTGG ctgctgTGGCTGAACCTGCCACCAGTGAGGTGACTACCACATCGACCAGCCCCAGCTACTTTGTCCGCTTGGGGAAACTCTCTGCCAAAGTACAGGAGCGAGCCCTAGAGCTTTCCCTAGGCCGTGCACGGCACGCCCGGGATGCCACCTATACTACAGTGGGTCAGATTACCAGTACTCTGGACCTGCTAGAGAGTGCACGTACCAGTCTGGGAACCGCCAGTAACCAGATAGGAGGAGCCtcagagcagctgctgcagcgcTGGACAGAGTGGACGCAGAAGCAGGCTGGAGCTGGACAGACCGAGTCAGAGCCAGATGGGACCAGAGATGAGGCTGAG CTGGAATGGCGGGTCCTCTCCATGGTGCGTGGTCTGAGTGACCAGCTGAGGTCAACATGCTCCAATGTGGTGTCAAGTGCTCAGGGTCTGCCAGGTGCAGTCCAGGACCAGCTTACCAGGGCAAGGCAATCCGCTGAAGAATTACACTCGTCTCTGGGGAACACGAGCAACATCACACCCCTCCTTCTGGAGCGGAGCCGTCACAACCTGATCCAA GTTAAACAGTCTCTGGATGGTGTCATGGAGTATCTACTAAACAACACACCACTCAACTGGCTGGTGGGACCTTTTGCCCCTCAGAGGTCTGAGAAGGCAGAGGGAGATTTGGAAATGGAGCTGCGCGGACCAcactaa
- the LOC115007071 gene encoding AN1-type zinc finger protein 5 isoform X1, which translates to MYRTPIVFCCGQNSTGDTRLNILSHPPYPLCQSMAQETNQTQVPMLCTMGCGFYGNPRTNGMCSVCYKEHLQRQQGAGRSSPPGEKAATSPAGSPGSAGATVESTTSEPSTEVAGTPPEEQTSSPSSPSPVTQQMTAMSISQESGAVDSDRAEAEEGEDEGTSNSSEPVGEAAQALSDNDQTPDKNKKKNRCFSCRKKVGLTGFDCRCGNLFCAIHRYSDKHDCPYDYRSAAAARIRKENPIVVAEKIQKL; encoded by the exons ATGTATAGGACGCCAATTGTTTTCTGCTGCGGACAAAACTCAACTGGGGACACTCGGCT GAATATCCTCTCCCATCCCCCTTACCCCCTCTGTCAGAGCATGGCTCAGGAGACCAATCAGACGCAGGTGCCAATGCTTTGCACTATGGGATGCGGTTTCTATGGTAACCCCCGCACCAACGGCATGTGTTCGGTCTGCTACAAGGAACACCTGCAGAGGCAACAGGGAGCAGGGCGATCCAGCCCCCCGGGAGAGAAAG CTGCAACATCACCGGCAGGATCGCCAGGATCAGCCGGGGCGACTGTGGAGAGTACAACCTCAGAGCCCAGTACAGAGGTGGCAGGAACCCCACCTGAGGAACAAACAAGCAG TCCCAGCTCTCCCAGCCCAGTAACTCAACAGATGACCGCGATGAGCATCTCCCAGGAATCAGGAGCCGTAGACTCTGATCGAGCGGAGGCTGAGGAGGGAGAAGACGAGGGTACTTCAAACAGCTCAG AGCCAGTTGGGGAAGCAGCACAGGCGTTGTCTGATAATGACCAAACTccagataaaaacaagaaaaagaaccGCTGCTTTTCTTGCCGGAAGAAAGTGGGCCTTACTG GTTTTGACTGTCGCTGCGGGAACCTGTTCTGTGCCATTCACCGTTATTCTGACAAACACGACTGTCCCTACGATTACCGGAGTGCAGCTGCCGCCCGCATACGCAAGGAGAACCCCATCGTGGTGGCTGAGAAAATTCAGAAGTTATGA